Within Oncorhynchus keta strain PuntledgeMale-10-30-2019 chromosome 30, Oket_V2, whole genome shotgun sequence, the genomic segment agcgagaggaagaaagggagagagcaatagggagggagagagagagacagggggaggagcgGGTGCCCCGAAAGGGGGAGGGGAAGCAGGAGGAAGCCAGTTACACGGGGGAACAGGTTGACCTGTCATTCAGTGCCAGGAATAGAAACGGGCCTGCAAGCCACGAAGCAGCTCCCACAAGCAGAGAGAGTCGACAGGGAATGCCAGCAGCGCGCTCCTATTCAGAGAGCCTGCTCACCACCAGACTACAGCAGATACAACAGCTACAACAGCAACAACACGGTATACTGCACAGAGCTGCACACAGCTCCCAGCCAGAGACAGCCAGAGGAGGTGGACCTGGACCTACCAAGAAGTTGCAGCAAGAGCCCAAGCACAAGCCTGCGATACCTCAGCTCGGGAGCTCCTTTCCTGGACGCATCCCAGCCGACGGCCCCAGCTCCAGCATGGGCAGTGAGATGGATGAGGAGGACAACGAGGTGAAGTGGTTCAGTGACGTGGCCTTCCGCAGCCTGTCCTCTGGATCCCCTCAGGTGGACTACCTGGACATGTACAACTCCAGCCACTGCTCCTCCACCGGAGCCTCCCAGCCTTCCATCCAGGACAGCCCAGCGGGGGCTAATGCAGCCTGGCTGGCCTATGCTGACCTCAGAGGGTCTGCTCCACGGCTGGACAATGAAGACTTCCCAGTCCCACGCCAGCAGCAGCAGCCCTCCTCTGGAGCTTATTATCCACCTCTCGACGGCCTGGACCCATCCAAAAAATATGAGATGGGCAGCTTCGAGTGTGTAGACgtggctgtggagagagaggaacccaAGAAGGTGAGAAGAGGAGTGCCCAAGAGACAGATCCAGCTGAAGAGAAGGAATAAGGCCGAGCTGAAGCTGGGTGAGAACAGCGATGGTAGTCCCATCATGGTtcctagtcctgtaatggttccTGTGGCTCCTGTGGTTATAAAGGACAGTCATTCTCTACAGAGACACAACAGAGAGACGTTGCAGAGACAACACAGCACACCTGCTGCTTTGCAGGAAGCCTACCGCTCGGAACTCAGCCCTGAACCTGCCACTGAGCAGACCGAAAGGAAGGGCAAGCTCCAGAAGTCTTTGTCCCTTGACGAGACATGTACCAAAACCAAGATGGCCACTTGCCTGATCAAGGGCATCCTTTCCAAGAAGATGCCAAATGTTGGTAAACAAACCGAACAGGAAGGAGGAGGTGACCTCAGCCCCTCCGAGAACAAAACCCCTCCTCCTTCTGAGAGTGAATTGTCAACCATTAAAGAGTCCCCTAAACCAGAGACACAGAATCTGAGTTCTAGTATAAATTCAGAAGACAGTCTTTCCTCTGAGGACCTGGCTGTGAGAAGAGAGACGAGCCCAAACAGTGACGtaaacagacaacagagaagTTTTGGGGTGAAACCCAGTATTAGACCAACAAACCGTACTATTAATATTAACTCCACTTCTCAACTGCGAAGCAACAAGAGACCTGAACCAACCTGCACAACCCCTGAGATGAGTCCTGGTGCACGTTTTGCTCCAGTTATCTCTCCTCAGGGAAACAATAGAATTGAATCTCACTGCAACAGAACCCCTAACCATGTTAGCCCTTGGATGAGGTCTGAGCCCCATACTACTAGTTGTCCTCAGAGAAACAATGACAGAATTGAATCTCCTCTCAGAAACCCAAACTCTTGGAGAACTGAATCGGTCAAACCAGAGATGAGGTCTGAACTGGTGTTCCCGTTTGAAAGTACAAAACCCACAGAGAAGAACGCCATGATGGGAGTAAAGCAGACGCATGGCAGTAAATGTAGGAATGAGAGGGATGACAGTAAACAGAGGGATGAGAAGGATGACAAACAGGGAGGTGACTCAGCAGATGCAGCTGCCTGGAACACCGACGTCCCTGCTGCCACTCGAGCCAACAGCACGCAGGCAGGAATGACAAACATAAAAACTCTGAACTCTGAAAACCATAAACATCCGAGCGTCAAGAGCACCTACACATCCAAAACACCAGAGATCACTCTGAAACCCAGCCCTGCTACAGAGAAAAAGAAAAAATCTTCTCTAAACGTCTCACTGTCGCCCGAGCTGGAAACTAAACTTGAGGTTAAACATGGGACTGCCTCCCCTGGGAGGACCTgtcagagagaaacaagagaagaagacaggagagTGGAGACTTCACATAGAgaaaccagagaagaagacaggagagTGGAGACTTCAAATAGAGAAtccagagaagaagacaggaggATAGGGACCTCACATAGAGAAtccagagaagaagacaggaggATAAGGACTTCACATAGAGAAAAAATAGAAGAATACAGGAGAGTGGAGACTTCTCATAGAGAAACCatagaagaagagaagggagtgAAGACCTTGAACAAGATGAATAAACAGACTGAGAATGTGGATGCCAATAGGAAGGGTAAAGCCAAAGCTCCCCTGCACAAAGTGAGAGATGTGAGAAGGCTGGTGAAAAACACATACAACCTGTCATTCAAGGCCATGCCAGCaccagagaaggaggagaggagggaggagagtgtggaggagaggagaggggaacaaggagaggaaaggggggaggatagaaaagaggagaggagggaggacagatgtGAAGACAGGAAAGAGGAAAAGCCGGTGCCTCGTCCTCAGCCAATGCAGATAGAATACAAAGCTGTCAGCTggagagaaaacaaaaacaaaacaggaaCGTTCATCCAAACAGACAGAGAAATGTCTAGAGGCAAACCTAAGGTTGATTCTTTACAGCAGGTGTCCACAGATACAGCCAAAGTACCCAAGGACCCTTCTGATGTAACAGCTAAGAGTTGCACAACAGAGGAAGTAgctgtgacagagacagagttaaACCAACACAATACCCCTGTACAGGACACTGTCAAAACAGAAACAGGCAACACCAAGGTGAAACCCAGTGATACAGAGTCACCGAGAGTAACCAGGAGACACCGAAGTGTATCAGAGTCTAGTGACAAACCTGAAGTGGTGAGAAGAGATACAAAGCCACCTATGCTGGGCAGCAGCCCTAAACTCCCCATTAAAGACAAAGAAGTGTCTAGTGCTTCTCTGGTGCTACAGAATGGATCCAATAAGCCCAAGTCATTCTCAGCCCCAGCTCCAGCCTCCCCGGCCCTGGCGTCTCCGGCTCCCTCCTGCCCTATTCCAGCCTCTCCAGCCCTGGTCCCAGTCCCAGCCTCCCCAGCTCCTGCctcatccccagccccagctccaacCCTGGTCTCCTCACCTGGTCGCAAAGCTTCACCAGCTCCAGCTTCTCCTCCAGCCCCAACCTCATCCCCAGCTCCAGTTCTAGGCACTCCACATTCCTCTGTCCCCACCAAGATCCCCACCCATACCCCCAGCCACTCCGTGTCCATACTGGTCAAGGAGAAGGGCTACCAGGCAGATATTGGGTCTGTGGTCtctgaggctgtgtcagaggagaTAAGAAGGAGTGGGGGtgaaggtgggggtggaggggttccAAGGAAACATATAAACCAAATAGAGATCCCTCTTCAGACCCGTGGACCCTCAGATGGGGGTACGAATgactcacacagacagagaacCTACTCGTCCTCGTCTACATCCTCTATGCAAGCAGCCTCATCCGCATTATCCTCAAGCACTGTGCAAGCAGCCTCATCCTTATCATCCTCAAGCACAGTGCAAGCAGCCTCATCCGTATCATCCTCAAGCACTGTGCAAGCAGCCTCATCCGTATCATCCTCAAGCACTGTGCAAGCAGCCTCATCCGTATCATCCTCAAGCACTGTGCAAGCAGCCTCATCCGTATCATCCCCAAGCACTGCGCAAGAAGCGTCATCCTTCTCCATGTCTTCCGTCAATGCATCAACCTCAGCCTCATCCTTTTCGTCATCTTCCATCAATGCATCAGTCTCTTCCTCTCATACCCATTCGGTCCCAAATTCTCCCAGGCTTCGAAGAGTCTCCGCTCAAACTGATGACAGAGTTAGGACCACTTTTAATCAGGAAAGGATTAGTGTCAGAGCCACAGTCAGAGACATAGAGCAACGCAcggcatcatcaccaccacccccacaGAAGAAAACACAAGAAGACACTGCTGAAAAGGAGACAGTGAAGAAATCATCCTACTCACCTAAGTTACCAGGTTCGCTACCAGGCTCACCAGCACTGATGAGAAGATACCGACCACAAGTGATCGAGGTGAGGTCATTGTCTAAAGAAATACATAAACAAGATAAACAAGAGAAGACCGTCACGTCAAGCACCAGACCGCAAACTATAGAGGTTCACTCAATAGCCAACGGCCCACCAGTGGCACCAAAACCAAAGTTCAGACAAACAGATGCAAATTCACTGTCCAGTGAAACACAGCAGAAACCAGCGGAGGCAACATCAAGCTTCAAACAGCACACAGAAGAGGAGAAAGCTGTGCCCAATGAGAAACCATCAACTTCAGCTACAACGATCCACAGACATCTATCGAACGATTCGACCCCAGCGTCTAACTATAATAAAAAGTTATCGGTTTCTGCAGTGTCCAGCTACAGGCCTTCACCTACCAAAACAACAATCATTGCTAGTTTCTCTCACAAAACACCATCAACAACAGTAGACACAGAGACATCCAATGAAAGGCCAAATCAACCAGGGGCTTCAACCCAGGGACAAGGACAGGCCCCCAGctacacacagagacccacaACCCTCACAGTCTcagccccagctccagctccagcccCAGCTCCTACCCACGCCCCTGCTGCCCCAGCTCCAGCTCCTGCCCCAGCTCCTACCCACGCCCCTGCTgccccagctccagctccagcccCAGCTCCTACCCACGCCCCTGCTtccccagctccagctccagcccCAGCTCCTACCCACGCCCCTGCCAAACACTCAAGCCAGTCAGCTATTGTGGATATAACCAGCCACCCGGTatccacaaacacacaggcccccgtatacacacaccacatacacacacagcagcctATACACAGATCCTTGTCCAGCGACCACTCGCAGAGGGCAGACAACCTGCGCTTCTACGCATCAGACGACCCCCCTAGCTACGACGAGAGGGAAAGCTTCAGCCCCCTCCACCTACCTGACCTGCCCCAGAGGAAGCTGAACCGctaccacccctcctcttccttctcctctgctTCCTCCCGTCCCCCTCCCTGTTCCTGCACCTCTGGCTGCCCCTCCCATGGCCTTACaccccctcaccaccaccactccccccacacccctcccttcccctcccacTCCCCCGGCCAGGCGCTGCCTTACTCCATGGGGGGTCAACCCCCTCTCCGCTCACACCAGTGCAGAGCAGATCCCCAGCCTCTGAGTTCAATCAGCTACCAGCCCAGCTCTCCCAAATTATCCACCCTCCCCAGCCCCCCCCAGCCCCCCCCAGGCATGTACCAGTCCCTCCACCAACCGCAGCCCTCCATGATCCATTCCTGCACGGCCGGCCACCCTCTCCAGCACCCACAACACATGGACCCCCGTCGGGCCCCACCGCTCCACCGGTCCCCTCACGGCCAGCCACCTGTCTCTGGGGGCCCCTACAGTGACCACAGCCACTCTCCTAATCTGCCCCCTATGGACCCTCAGTACCTGTGCAGCCCACAGAGCCTGGGGCCATCTTATGGGTCTGAGTATGGGAGTCTGTCTGGGTCTGACTACCCAGACAGTACAGGTGGTCTGGGGTACGGGCAAACCCCTCGCAGGGTCCTCATGGATCCTGACACGGGGAAGTACTTCTACATTGAGGTGCCTGTGCAGCCACTGAGGAAGATGCTGTTTGATCCAGAGACGGGCCAGTACGTGGAGGTGCTCATCCCTCAGAGTACCATGTCTCACTCAGGCCTCTACCCTACCTCGGCCGCCCCCTACTCCCCCGCCTCTGCGGCCCCCTTTTCCTCCATCCACAACCCCAACATGTACGCCCCCGCCCCCCAATACCTCCCCTATGGCCCCCCTCCACCTGCACCTCACCCCCAGCCCCAGCCACCCCGTCAACCAGAGGCTCCAGCCCCAGGGACGATGCACCAGAATGGAGCTCAGGTCGGCTACGGGAGCCCCGGGAGCCAGGGGTCCAAGCCGGAGCTCCAGAGTCATGCACctctggaccagagctacctggATAGCATGTACTACGTCCCTACAGGCATGAACACTAGTCCCCCGGACTGCTACCACAAACAACCCTCCAGTCTGCCCAACGCGGGGGGGAAGAGGGCCTGAAATAGTCGTCTTCCTGGTGCCTGTAGGGTCTCAGAATACAGCCAGGCCAGGGTGTACACGAGGAGGTCTAATGTTAGACTCAGGCCTTATTGTTAACTTTGTTTCCCTGGCAACTGGACTGGAGAGAATGATTCTTTAGTTGTGGTTGTTTGTTGTTTATGTCCTTCACTGCTTTTTATTAGTTTGATTGCCTGATTATGTTTGATTTTTATGCATTGATTTGGT encodes:
- the LOC127913938 gene encoding serine/arginine repetitive matrix protein 2-like isoform X14 → MDSWTLQGDSYSFLRSSLRHRDGTPNHVEIFDITNIPSHRSAISETTCLCDIFGDDCESRPPSLSSSPAAGAFVNTPFPPPVGAGESSESPQVSPPVVDELNDSTSSYHTVPENFEDSREKLSPPTQRENNYHLSEGWKSGPLATAGNNTASSGTSRDVSTRLEQGNTAPTPGRRTADSSPEEPSLTCGDRTPSPGYSNTTTPSPGYSNTTTPSPGGKGSAPSVVQHSPAPSPQCRETHLTPEPENRYSSPSSESVVPVHPIEARDRASSPGVRGTASSPDDTSLSLPETRVAQCLPELRDISHSPELIANPFSPDYIVSFQPRDRAITPESKPSSLSSPPTIRGTGISPQLGSLTSALPELKNRDYSPEFRNKAYSLDNQWRVSLPDLFSRTSTPELENSVSTPELENSVSTPELENSVSTPELENSVSTPELENSVGTPELENSVGTPELEDSVSTPELIPHLSPSETDLSSSEEARSTISTPAPRYTPPTPVTSSPELRSTSTTPELRSASITLELRSTSVKRELSLLCVPTELRSTSVTTEVSLASIPQSAELLRSTSLTPEFRSDSSSSTSSYHSGSSSSSDTWTRTSSRTPSRTPSPETRYNRTTSRTTSPETRYNRTPSRTPSPETRYNRTPSRTPSPETRYNRTPSRTPSPETRYNRTPSRTPSPETRYNRTPSRTPSPEVRYTSPPIKPRSTAQSPEIRITSSTPEIKKRDLTPEVPGEVKAKSLDPRFNSSSPQVSGITYSILSPEARVLVSTPEINDLLSSAEPRGRTHLSPERKSTTPTEENRRNSLSPDSIGRSSSPEITGIYSSIVHPPETREIAESPEPPRYKNLSPEYKAPSPPKSQTVSPYPTYKTPSPLPGYTAPSPGVETARSSSELNTSTPSPGVKSPGPSPERRPSPGVKNPAHSPERRPSPGVKCPAHSPERRPSPGVKCPAHSPERRASPGVKCPAHSPERRPSPGVKCPAHSPERRASPGSPGVKCPAHSPERRASPGSPGVKSPAHSPERRASPGSPGVKNPAHSPERRASPGSPGVKSPAHSPERRASPGVKSPAHSPERRASPGSPERCIGSLSELLITNGTSNPLGNHLSHDSREASPTEESRETTSLPVLGEVPVPYNFSTNTPEIPNFTPEILNFTPETPNFTPEILNFTPETPNFTPEILNFTPEIPNFTPEIRNFTPETRHIPPDPIASSRGRSPSLSPDHGVTGNSPVQRLEDLEHKHPASSLTPDLSDSNNPSHKSPTPEHPCRETSPNPRNKTIDRLTEEDMAHRMSKEDIPSPPLTRFTPVHIIPPAPARPHGHWGNRSTSPSETQAIEAIMESENIMESVIEAVTSRGRPTLSSGDSNNRAYNSQTRLEMLEREEGEEEEEEEREMLWEMQERDRERQRERERNKEMEEREREDEERERERERQREEEREREREEREWERKERERQREEERERAIGRERERQGEERVPRKGEGKQEEASYTGEQVDLSFSARNRNGPASHEAAPTSRESRQGMPAARSYSESLLTTRLQQIQQLQQQQHGILHRAAHSSQPETARGGGPGPTKKLQQEPKHKPAIPQLGSSFPGRIPADGPSSSMGSEMDEEDNEVKWFSDVAFRSLSSGSPQVDYLDMYNSSHCSSTGASQPSIQDSPAGANAAWLAYADLRGSAPRLDNEDFPVPRQQQQPSSGAYYPPLDGLDPSKKYEMGSFECVDVAVEREEPKKVRRGVPKRQIQLKRRNKAELKLGENSDGSPIMVPSPVMVPVAPVVIKDSHSLQRHNRETLQRQHSTPAALQEAYRSELSPEPATEQTERKGKLQKSLSLDETCTKTKMATCLIKGILSKKMPNVGKQTEQEGGGDLSPSENKTPPPSESELSTIKESPKPETQNLSSSINSEDSLSSEDLAVRRETSPNSDVNRQQRSFGVKPSIRPTNRTININSTSQLRSNKRPEPTCTTPEMSPGARFAPVISPQGNNRIESHCNRTPNHVSPWMRSEPHTTSCPQRNNDRIESPLRNPNSWRTESVKPEMRSELVFPFESTKPTEKNAMMGVKQTHGSKCRNERDDSKQRDEKDDKQGGDSADAAAWNTDVPAATRANSTQAGMTNIKTLNSENHKHPSVKSTYTSKTPEITLKPSPATEKKKKSSLNVSLSPELETKLEVKHGTASPGRTCQRETREEDRRVETSHRETREEDRRVETSNRESREEDRRIGTSHRESREEDRRIRTSHREKIEEYRRVETSHRETIEEEKGVKTLNKMNKQTENVDANRKGKAKAPLHKVRDVRRLVKNTYNLSFKAMPAPEKEERREESVEERRGEQGEERGEDRKEERREDRCEDRKEEKPVPRPQPMQIEYKAVSWRENKNKTGTFIQTDREMSRGKPKVDSLQQVSTDTAKVPKDPSDVTAKSCTTEEVAVTETELNQHNTPVQDTVKTETGNTKVKPSDTESPRVTRRHRSVSESSDKPEVVRRDTKPPMLGSSPKLPIKDKEVSSASLVLQNGSNKPKSFSAPAPASPALASPAPSCPIPASPALVPVPASPAPASSPAPAPTLVSSPGRKASPAPASPPAPTSSPAPVLGTPHSSVPTKIPTHTPSHSVSILVKEKGYQADIGSVVSEAVSEEIRRSGGEGGGGGVPRKHINQIEIPLQTRGPSDGGTNDSHRQRTYSSSSTSSMQAASSALSSSTVQAASSLSSSSTVQAASSVSSSSTVQAASSVSSSSTVQAASSVSSSSTVQAASSVSSPSTAQEASSFSMSSVNASTSASSFSSSSINASVSSSHTHSVPNSPRLRRVSAQTDDRVRTTFNQERISVRATVRDIEQRTASSPPPPQKKTQEDTAEKETVKKSSYSPKLPGSLPGSPALMRRYRPQVIEVRSLSKEIHKQDKQEKTVTSSTRPQTIEVHSIANGPPVAPKPKFRQTDANSLSSETQQKPAEATSSFKQHTEEEKAVPNEKPSTSATTIHRHLSNDSTPASNYNKKLSVSAVSSYRPSPTKTTIIASFSHKTPSTTVDTETSNERPNQPGASTQGQGQAPSYTQRPTTLTVSAPAPAPAPAPTHAPAAPAPAPAPAPTHAPAAPAPAPAPAPTHAPASPAPAPAPAPTHAPAKHSSQSAIVDITSHPVSTNTQAPVYTHHIHTQQPIHRSLSSDHSQRADNLRFYASDDPPSYDERESFSPLHLPDLPQRKLNRYHPSSSFSSASSRPPPCSCTSGCPSHGLTPPHHHHSPHTPPFPSHSPGQALPYSMGGQPPLRSHQCRADPQPLSSISYQPSSPKLSTLPSPPQPPPGMYQSLHQPQPSMIHSCTAGHPLQHPQHMDPRRAPPLHRSPHGQPPVSGGPYSDHSHSPNLPPMDPQYLCSPQSLGPSYGSEYGSLSGSDYPDSTGGLGYGQTPRRVLMDPDTGKYFYIEVPVQPLRKMLFDPETGQYVEVLIPQSTMSHSGLYPTSAAPYSPASAAPFSSIHNPNMYAPAPQYLPYGPPPPAPHPQPQPPRQPEAPAPGTMHQNGAQVGYGSPGSQGSKPELQSHAPLDQSYLDSMYYVPTGMNTSPPDCYHKQPSSLPNAGGKRA
- the LOC127913938 gene encoding serine/arginine repetitive matrix protein 2-like isoform X7; its protein translation is MDSWTLQGDSYSFLRSSLRHRDGTPNHVEIFDITNIPSHRSAISETTCLCDIFGDDCESRPPSLSSSPAAGAFVNTPFPPPVGAGESSESPQVSPPVVDELNDSTSSYHTVPENFEDSREKLSPPTQRENNYHLSEGWKSGPLATAGNNTASSGTSRDVSTRLEQGNTAPTPGRRTADSSPEEPSLTCGDRTPSPGYSNTTTPSPGYSNTTTPSPGGKGSAPSVVQHSPAPSPQCRETHLTPEPENRYSSPSSESVVPVHPIEARDRASSPGVRGTASSPDDTSLSLPETRVAQCLPELRDISHSPELIANPFSPDYIVSFQPRDRAITPESKPSSLSSPPTIRGTGISPQLGSLTSALPELKNRDYSPEFRNKAYSLDNQWRVSLPDLFSRTSTPELENSVSTPELENSVSTPELENSVSTPELENSVSTPELENSVGTPELENSVGTPELEDSVSTPELIPHLSPSETDLSSSEEARSTISTPAPRYTPPTPVTSSPELRSTSTTPELRSASITLELRSTSVKRELSLLCVPTELRSTSVTTEVSLASIPQSAELLRSTSLTPEFRSDSSSSTSSYHSGSSSSSDTWTRTSSRTPSRTPSPETRYNRTTSRTTSPETRYNRTPSRTPSPETRYNRTPSRTPSPETRYNRTPSRTPSPETRYNRTPSRTPSPETRYNRTPSRTPSPEVRYTSPPIKPRSTAQSPEIRITSSTPEIKKRDLTPEVPGEVKAKSLDPRFNSSSPQVSGITYSILSPEARVLVSTPEINDLLSSAEPRGRTHLSPERKSTTPTEENRRNSLSPDSIGRSSSPEITGIYSSIVHPPETREIAESPEPPRYKNLSPEYKAPSPPKSQTVSPYPTYKTPSPLPGYTAPSPGVETARSSSELNTSTPSPGVKSPGPSPERRPSPGVKNPGPSPERRASPGVKNPAHSPERRPSPGVKCPAHSPERRPSPGVKSPGPSPERRPSPGVKNPAHSPERRASPGVKCPAHSPERRPSPGVKCPAHSPERRASPGSPGVKCPAHSPERRASPGSPGVKSPAHSPERRASPGSPGVKNPAHSPERRASPGSPGVKSPAHSPERRASPGVKSPAHSPERRASPGSPERCIGSLSELLITNGTSNPLGNHLSHDSREASPTEESRETTSLPVLGEVPVPYNFSTNTPEIPNFTPEILNFTPETPNFTPEILNFTPETPNFTPEILNFTPEIPNFTPEIRNFTPETRHIPPDPIASSRGRSPSLSPDHGVTGNSPVQRLEDLEHKHPASSLTPDLSDSNNPSHKSPTPEHPCRETSPNPRNKTIDRLTEEDMAHRMSKEDIPSPPLTRFTPVHIIPPAPARPHGHWGNRSTSPSETQAIEAIMESENIMESVIEAVTSRGRPTLSSGDSNNRAYNSQTRLEMLEREEGEEEEEEEREMLWEMQERDRERQRERERNKEMEEREREDEERERERERQREEEREREREEREWERKERERQREEERERAIGRERERQGEERVPRKGEGKQEEASYTGEQVDLSFSARNRNGPASHEAAPTSRESRQGMPAARSYSESLLTTRLQQIQQLQQQQHGILHRAAHSSQPETARGGGPGPTKKLQQEPKHKPAIPQLGSSFPGRIPADGPSSSMGSEMDEEDNEVKWFSDVAFRSLSSGSPQVDYLDMYNSSHCSSTGASQPSIQDSPAGANAAWLAYADLRGSAPRLDNEDFPVPRQQQQPSSGAYYPPLDGLDPSKKYEMGSFECVDVAVEREEPKKVRRGVPKRQIQLKRRNKAELKLGENSDGSPIMVPSPVMVPVAPVVIKDSHSLQRHNRETLQRQHSTPAALQEAYRSELSPEPATEQTERKGKLQKSLSLDETCTKTKMATCLIKGILSKKMPNVGKQTEQEGGGDLSPSENKTPPPSESELSTIKESPKPETQNLSSSINSEDSLSSEDLAVRRETSPNSDVNRQQRSFGVKPSIRPTNRTININSTSQLRSNKRPEPTCTTPEMSPGARFAPVISPQGNNRIESHCNRTPNHVSPWMRSEPHTTSCPQRNNDRIESPLRNPNSWRTESVKPEMRSELVFPFESTKPTEKNAMMGVKQTHGSKCRNERDDSKQRDEKDDKQGGDSADAAAWNTDVPAATRANSTQAGMTNIKTLNSENHKHPSVKSTYTSKTPEITLKPSPATEKKKKSSLNVSLSPELETKLEVKHGTASPGRTCQRETREEDRRVETSHRETREEDRRVETSNRESREEDRRIGTSHRESREEDRRIRTSHREKIEEYRRVETSHRETIEEEKGVKTLNKMNKQTENVDANRKGKAKAPLHKVRDVRRLVKNTYNLSFKAMPAPEKEERREESVEERRGEQGEERGEDRKEERREDRCEDRKEEKPVPRPQPMQIEYKAVSWRENKNKTGTFIQTDREMSRGKPKVDSLQQVSTDTAKVPKDPSDVTAKSCTTEEVAVTETELNQHNTPVQDTVKTETGNTKVKPSDTESPRVTRRHRSVSESSDKPEVVRRDTKPPMLGSSPKLPIKDKEVSSASLVLQNGSNKPKSFSAPAPASPALASPAPSCPIPASPALVPVPASPAPASSPAPAPTLVSSPGRKASPAPASPPAPTSSPAPVLGTPHSSVPTKIPTHTPSHSVSILVKEKGYQADIGSVVSEAVSEEIRRSGGEGGGGGVPRKHINQIEIPLQTRGPSDGGTNDSHRQRTYSSSSTSSMQAASSALSSSTVQAASSLSSSSTVQAASSVSSSSTVQAASSVSSSSTVQAASSVSSSSTVQAASSVSSPSTAQEASSFSMSSVNASTSASSFSSSSINASVSSSHTHSVPNSPRLRRVSAQTDDRVRTTFNQERISVRATVRDIEQRTASSPPPPQKKTQEDTAEKETVKKSSYSPKLPGSLPGSPALMRRYRPQVIEVRSLSKEIHKQDKQEKTVTSSTRPQTIEVHSIANGPPVAPKPKFRQTDANSLSSETQQKPAEATSSFKQHTEEEKAVPNEKPSTSATTIHRHLSNDSTPASNYNKKLSVSAVSSYRPSPTKTTIIASFSHKTPSTTVDTETSNERPNQPGASTQGQGQAPSYTQRPTTLTVSAPAPAPAPAPTHAPAAPAPAPAPAPTHAPAAPAPAPAPAPTHAPASPAPAPAPAPTHAPAKHSSQSAIVDITSHPVSTNTQAPVYTHHIHTQQPIHRSLSSDHSQRADNLRFYASDDPPSYDERESFSPLHLPDLPQRKLNRYHPSSSFSSASSRPPPCSCTSGCPSHGLTPPHHHHSPHTPPFPSHSPGQALPYSMGGQPPLRSHQCRADPQPLSSISYQPSSPKLSTLPSPPQPPPGMYQSLHQPQPSMIHSCTAGHPLQHPQHMDPRRAPPLHRSPHGQPPVSGGPYSDHSHSPNLPPMDPQYLCSPQSLGPSYGSEYGSLSGSDYPDSTGGLGYGQTPRRVLMDPDTGKYFYIEVPVQPLRKMLFDPETGQYVEVLIPQSTMSHSGLYPTSAAPYSPASAAPFSSIHNPNMYAPAPQYLPYGPPPPAPHPQPQPPRQPEAPAPGTMHQNGAQVGYGSPGSQGSKPELQSHAPLDQSYLDSMYYVPTGMNTSPPDCYHKQPSSLPNAGGKRA